Proteins from a single region of Bacillus kexueae:
- a CDS encoding PDZ domain-containing protein translates to MIEQWLVEGIKGIGRYFLHPFVYYFILYSLVISHLKIKRERASFHTRVYDYWDDVRFTYKNGFLAGIILSLITVILGVTLPFGTVLVWTIVTFLFSLLVKPRWLSAAFTIGVTTFLVAVLMKWGAYPSWMDQFLVGINETNFQMLAILIVLLILAEGILVYQTAHKRTTPFLVKSSRGLPIGNHEAKRTWILPLLLLVPGGNFISPSGWWPVLSIHDQTYLILVVPFVLGFQQRVQGSLPEESIRTTGKRIVWLAVACIAPLVVSFWYPLFAFVTVFVALVGRELITVKQRLNDDSAAFFFSKRDEGLMVLGILPNSPAEKMNLQVGETILKVNGFQVKSDSEFYEALQKNRAYCKLEIKDLNGEIRFSQGALYEGSHHELGILFVEDHPKWKESRVPS, encoded by the coding sequence TTGATAGAACAGTGGCTCGTTGAAGGAATAAAAGGGATTGGTCGTTACTTTTTACATCCCTTTGTCTATTATTTTATTTTATATTCTCTCGTCATAAGTCACTTGAAAATTAAAAGAGAGAGAGCTTCCTTTCATACGCGTGTGTATGATTATTGGGATGACGTCAGATTTACGTATAAAAATGGCTTTTTAGCGGGAATCATTTTATCCTTGATTACGGTAATTCTCGGGGTTACGCTCCCTTTTGGCACCGTCTTAGTTTGGACAATTGTCACGTTTTTATTTAGTTTACTTGTAAAGCCTCGTTGGTTATCGGCTGCGTTTACGATTGGTGTGACAACCTTTCTTGTTGCCGTCTTGATGAAATGGGGTGCGTATCCATCGTGGATGGATCAATTCCTCGTTGGAATCAATGAAACAAATTTTCAAATGCTCGCCATTTTAATCGTGCTTCTTATTCTAGCTGAAGGAATTCTTGTGTATCAAACAGCTCATAAGCGCACGACACCGTTCTTGGTCAAAAGTAGTCGAGGGCTTCCAATTGGTAATCATGAGGCGAAAAGAACGTGGATTTTACCGCTATTGTTGCTTGTTCCGGGAGGAAATTTTATTTCGCCATCCGGCTGGTGGCCGGTGTTATCGATACACGACCAAACGTACTTAATCCTAGTCGTTCCTTTCGTACTTGGGTTTCAACAGCGTGTACAAGGTTCACTTCCAGAAGAAAGCATTCGTACGACTGGAAAGCGTATTGTTTGGCTTGCTGTTGCTTGCATCGCACCGTTAGTTGTCTCCTTTTGGTACCCGCTATTCGCGTTTGTGACGGTGTTTGTCGCATTAGTAGGACGTGAGCTCATAACGGTTAAGCAACGTTTAAATGACGATTCTGCTGCCTTTTTCTTTTCTAAGCGGGATGAAGGACTGATGGTGCTTGGCATCTTGCCGAATTCTCCAGCAGAGAAGATGAATTTGCAAGTAGGGGAAACGATTTTAAAAGTTAACGGATTCCAAGTAAAGTCTGACAGTGAATTTTATGAAGCGCTCCAAAAAAACCGCGCGTACTGTAAGCTTGAAATTAAAGACTTAAATGGTGAAATTCGTTTTAGTCAAGGAGCGTTATATGAAGGAAGTCATCATGAATTAGGGATATTATTTGTTGAAGACCATCCGAAATGGAAGGAAAGTCGCGTGCCTTCATAA
- a CDS encoding swarming motility protein SwrAA produces the protein MSKRSSTIRKENYEKLLLQFKEMDMAFQLSNVRVYKGVQHFCVYLANYTSITDVDQIDRDCVEQFLKYLVENQKRLHVTLTDIKKTIVFIQEVTKISSGDHLFDFSLSNVSLWSNLK, from the coding sequence TTGAGCAAGAGATCTAGCACCATTCGTAAAGAAAACTATGAAAAACTGCTTTTACAATTCAAAGAGATGGATATGGCCTTCCAACTTTCGAATGTGCGTGTGTACAAAGGAGTTCAACACTTTTGTGTATACTTAGCGAACTATACATCTATCACGGATGTCGATCAAATTGATCGTGATTGTGTTGAACAATTCCTCAAATACTTAGTCGAAAATCAAAAACGTCTTCATGTGACGTTAACGGATATAAAGAAAACCATTGTATTTATTCAAGAAGTAACAAAAATATCATCGGGTGATCACTTATTTGATTTTTCGTTATCAAATGTATCTCTTTGGTCGAATTTAAAATAA
- a CDS encoding S41 family peptidase encodes MQKRFFSILLTVGVLVGVVYFIPVEKNEVPFEHEEAVPTMANAAESNPLMEHPDFEKVMQAYELISEKYVEEIEGEELLKGAIQGMLSALEDPYSVYMDKETTEQFTQSLGSSFEGIGAEVGMNNGKMIIVSPFKNSPAEKAGLKPNDEIIKIDEITVEGLNLHEAVLKIRGEKGTTVKLTVERAGHKEPLVFHVKRDEIPIETVFSTIEKKNGKNIGVIEITSFSENTAKDFEKELLKLEKEGMDGLVLDVRGNPGGYLQSVEAILHHFIPNTKPYIQIENRNGERQMYHSDLKEKKAYPITVIVDKGSASASEILAGAMKEAGGYDIVGETSFGKGTVQQAIPMEDGSNIKLTLYKWLTPDGHWIHQKGVEPTVEVKQPDYFKAPPLQVGHVLTRDMNNEQVQIAQLLLSGIGFETGRQDGYFDEKTATAVKAFQQVNELPQSGDIDAKTAEKINEHVQLERTKKENDLQLRTAIQLVATN; translated from the coding sequence ATGCAAAAAAGATTTTTCTCAATATTACTCACAGTCGGTGTTCTCGTTGGGGTCGTTTATTTCATTCCAGTTGAAAAAAATGAGGTTCCTTTCGAACATGAAGAGGCGGTTCCTACAATGGCAAATGCAGCCGAATCGAACCCTCTAATGGAACATCCTGATTTTGAAAAAGTGATGCAAGCATATGAGTTGATTTCGGAGAAGTATGTGGAAGAAATAGAAGGCGAGGAACTACTTAAAGGAGCCATACAAGGCATGTTATCGGCCTTGGAAGATCCATACTCCGTTTATATGGATAAAGAAACGACCGAACAATTTACTCAGTCGCTCGGGTCTTCTTTTGAAGGAATTGGGGCTGAAGTTGGCATGAACAACGGAAAAATGATCATCGTCTCTCCATTTAAAAACTCTCCTGCTGAAAAGGCTGGGTTAAAACCGAATGATGAAATTATTAAAATCGACGAAATAACAGTGGAAGGGTTAAATCTTCATGAAGCCGTCTTGAAAATCCGAGGTGAAAAGGGAACGACTGTTAAGCTAACCGTTGAAAGAGCGGGCCATAAAGAACCATTAGTCTTTCATGTAAAACGTGATGAAATCCCAATTGAGACAGTCTTTAGTACGATTGAGAAGAAAAATGGCAAAAATATTGGTGTCATTGAAATTACTTCTTTTTCTGAAAATACGGCAAAAGACTTTGAAAAGGAGTTATTGAAGCTAGAAAAAGAAGGAATGGACGGTCTTGTGTTGGATGTGCGGGGAAATCCGGGAGGGTATTTACAATCAGTCGAAGCCATTCTTCACCACTTTATCCCGAACACAAAGCCATATATCCAAATTGAAAACCGAAACGGAGAGCGACAAATGTATCACTCCGATTTAAAAGAAAAGAAAGCTTACCCGATAACCGTTATTGTGGATAAGGGTAGCGCATCGGCTTCTGAGATTTTGGCAGGTGCTATGAAAGAAGCAGGCGGCTATGACATTGTAGGTGAAACATCCTTCGGAAAAGGAACCGTTCAGCAAGCTATTCCGATGGAGGATGGAAGCAATATTAAATTAACGTTATACAAATGGCTTACACCAGATGGTCATTGGATTCATCAAAAAGGGGTAGAACCGACGGTAGAAGTGAAGCAGCCGGATTATTTTAAGGCGCCCCCTCTACAAGTGGGCCATGTTTTAACGAGAGATATGAACAACGAACAAGTTCAAATTGCCCAACTACTTTTATCAGGTATCGGATTTGAGACAGGGCGGCAAGATGGATATTTTGATGAGAAAACAGCTACAGCAGTTAAGGCATTTCAGCAAGTAAACGAGCTTCCACAATCGGGAGATATTGATGCGAAAACGGCTGAGAAAATCAATGAGCATGTTCAATTAGAACGTACGAAGAAGGAAAATGATTTACAATTAAGAACGGCTATTCAATTAGTTGCAACAAACTGA
- a CDS encoding MDR family MFS transporter, translating into MKWKDWDLNLKIRLLGEGVINILFWMYFPFMSIYFAESFGKVTAGMLLIVSQLFGVFANLLGGYLADHIGRKKMMVSSYVGAGSAFVLFAFANSPWYNSPILTFVAFSLLGIFSMLYWPASHAMVADVVPEQHRNAVFAVFYTAINITVVIGPLLGSLFFFQYRFELLLTGMMISFVFAFILWKYIRETAPKKHVISQQRGGKRPWYEYVKDQVSSYRIITTDKVFLLFIIAGILVAQTFMQLDLLIAVYVSEMVPDQTLFSYTITGEKLFGILISENGLLVALFTVVMTRWMSRYKEKSVFIGSAVTYGIGMILFAHSMNMFFLMFAMLIFTIGELMVVGVQQGFVSKLAPEDMRGQYFAASDLRFTIGRTIAPIAIPLTTMIGFTFTFYSIAFLAFVSAIIYWRMFYLVDRQPVKQKAVVQQ; encoded by the coding sequence TTGAAATGGAAAGATTGGGATTTAAACTTAAAGATACGCCTTCTTGGAGAAGGGGTTATCAATATTTTATTTTGGATGTATTTTCCGTTTATGTCGATTTATTTTGCCGAGTCATTTGGAAAAGTGACAGCTGGCATGTTGTTAATTGTTTCTCAACTGTTTGGAGTCTTTGCCAATTTACTAGGTGGTTATTTAGCTGACCATATTGGAAGGAAAAAAATGATGGTGTCTTCCTATGTTGGAGCAGGGAGTGCTTTTGTTTTATTTGCGTTCGCTAATTCCCCTTGGTACAATTCGCCCATTCTTACATTCGTCGCATTTTCGTTATTAGGAATATTTTCAATGCTCTATTGGCCGGCCAGTCATGCGATGGTGGCGGACGTCGTACCAGAGCAACATCGAAATGCCGTGTTTGCCGTTTTTTATACAGCCATTAATATTACGGTCGTAATCGGTCCATTACTCGGGAGTTTATTTTTCTTCCAATATCGATTTGAACTGTTGCTAACCGGAATGATGATTAGTTTCGTCTTCGCTTTTATTTTGTGGAAGTATATTCGCGAAACGGCACCGAAAAAACACGTGATTAGCCAACAAAGAGGCGGAAAACGACCATGGTATGAATATGTGAAAGACCAAGTAAGTTCCTATCGAATCATTACGACGGATAAGGTGTTTCTTCTTTTTATTATCGCAGGTATTTTAGTTGCACAAACATTTATGCAGCTTGATTTGTTAATCGCTGTATATGTGTCGGAAATGGTCCCAGACCAAACGCTATTTTCCTATACAATTACAGGTGAAAAGTTATTCGGGATTTTAATATCTGAAAACGGGCTACTTGTCGCCTTGTTTACGGTTGTGATGACGAGATGGATGAGTCGATATAAGGAGAAGTCCGTCTTTATTGGGTCTGCGGTTACGTATGGGATTGGAATGATCCTGTTTGCTCATTCCATGAATATGTTTTTCTTAATGTTTGCGATGCTTATCTTTACAATTGGTGAATTGATGGTCGTAGGGGTTCAGCAAGGGTTTGTGTCTAAATTAGCCCCTGAAGATATGAGAGGGCAATATTTTGCAGCTTCAGATTTGCGATTTACCATTGGGCGTACGATTGCACCTATTGCAATACCTCTTACGACCATGATTGGCTTTACCTTTACATTTTATAGCATTGCCTTTCTAGCTTTCGTGAGTGCTATTATATATTGGAGGATGTTTTATTTGGTAGACCGCCAGCCTGTAAAACAAAAGGCGGTTGTGCAACAATAA
- a CDS encoding plastocyanin/azurin family copper-binding protein codes for MLNINRLFYTIFTALAFSLLLAGCSSTNESDVSKEDETKVEVSEATSTMEDIPGSNNTEDYIVEVSAFEMGYDPNIIQLKQGQEYELIMKNDGQVFHDLTSKGLDVEIIYMSEMADHPETVSFIWKMLGGIKVYADEGHDEGMMNSIHLNTNSEDVVKIKFIPKETGEFEFYCTVPGHKEAGMVGKFIVQ; via the coding sequence GTGCTGAATATTAATAGACTTTTCTACACAATATTTACGGCATTAGCATTCAGCTTGCTACTTGCAGGGTGTTCATCAACTAACGAAAGCGATGTATCAAAAGAAGATGAAACAAAGGTAGAAGTAAGTGAAGCAACTAGTACGATGGAAGATATCCCTGGTAGTAATAATACTGAGGATTATATAGTCGAAGTGAGTGCATTTGAGATGGGGTATGACCCAAATATTATTCAACTTAAGCAGGGACAAGAGTATGAGCTCATCATGAAAAATGATGGTCAAGTATTCCATGATTTGACGTCTAAAGGTCTTGATGTTGAGATTATCTATATGAGCGAAATGGCAGATCATCCTGAAACGGTCTCATTCATCTGGAAAATGTTAGGCGGGATAAAAGTGTATGCTGATGAAGGGCATGATGAGGGAATGATGAATTCAATTCATTTAAATACTAACTCTGAGGATGTTGTTAAGATAAAGTTCATTCCGAAAGAAACAGGTGAATTCGAATTTTACTGTACAGTTCCAGGACATAAAGAGGCAGGAATGGTTGGAAAGTTTATTGTTCAATAA
- a CDS encoding F510_1955 family glycosylhydrolase, translated as MRKQVLTTGAIILMIILSACGNEETETGENTEQLLSEQTTDEMTGIEEGLGSNEFLEGYKGEISHIHGLGYAGNQNAIFFATHDGLKIFDNGNWYKTKGQNNDYMGFNAVSQGFYTSGHPGMGVNLSNPLGLKMSRDNGKSLIDLGFEGESDFHAMGVGYENHTIYVLNEYKNSKMNKGLYVSRDNGNSWKKVQANNLNKKVLSIAVHPTNDLIIAVASQGGILLSEDGGENFDYITKDSQGTSVYFSKDILWYSVYEGDAKLVKYSLQDKRKSEVPLPKLGQDGIIYLAQNPQEPKEVVFATFNGHVFFSTDGASDWGKLVYNGVIQ; from the coding sequence TTGAGAAAACAAGTTTTGACAACTGGAGCAATCATCCTAATGATCATTCTTTCAGCTTGTGGTAATGAGGAAACCGAAACAGGAGAAAATACAGAACAATTACTTAGTGAACAGACAACAGATGAAATGACTGGGATAGAAGAGGGATTAGGTTCAAATGAATTTTTGGAAGGATATAAAGGGGAAATTTCCCATATACACGGTTTAGGCTATGCAGGGAATCAAAACGCTATTTTTTTTGCCACGCATGATGGATTAAAAATATTTGATAATGGAAATTGGTATAAAACAAAAGGTCAAAACAATGATTATATGGGTTTTAATGCAGTAAGCCAAGGATTTTATACGAGTGGGCACCCAGGTATGGGGGTTAATCTTTCAAATCCTCTTGGATTAAAGATGAGTAGGGATAATGGCAAGAGCTTAATCGATTTAGGATTTGAGGGGGAAAGTGATTTCCATGCAATGGGTGTTGGATATGAAAATCATACGATTTATGTGTTGAATGAATACAAAAACTCCAAAATGAATAAAGGACTTTATGTATCTAGAGATAATGGGAATTCATGGAAGAAGGTGCAAGCAAATAATTTAAATAAAAAGGTGTTGAGTATTGCAGTTCATCCAACAAATGATCTAATCATAGCAGTCGCAAGTCAGGGAGGGATTCTTCTTTCAGAAGATGGTGGAGAGAATTTTGATTATATAACTAAAGATAGTCAGGGAACTTCCGTTTATTTTTCAAAAGACATTTTATGGTATAGTGTCTATGAAGGTGACGCAAAGTTGGTAAAGTATTCTCTTCAAGATAAGCGAAAAAGTGAAGTTCCGCTTCCGAAGCTTGGACAGGATGGGATAATATATTTAGCTCAAAACCCTCAAGAACCAAAGGAAGTCGTCTTTGCTACATTTAATGGACATGTGTTTTTCTCAACGGATGGTGCAAGTGATTGGGGAAAATTGGTTTATAATGGCGTTATACAATAG
- the asnB gene encoding asparagine synthase (glutamine-hydrolyzing), whose amino-acid sequence MCGFVGCIFDFEQQKDIMWEENFYQMNNQIIHRGPDDEGYFFDEYVSFGFRRLSIIDIESGHQPLSYENDRYWIIFNGEIYNYLELREELIKDGLQLETQSDTEVIIAIYSRIRERVVEKLRGMFAFAIWDKQEKELFVARDPFGIKPLFYMEKSDRLFVASEKKSILSILENDRVNQESLQHYLTFQYVPEPLTMTNDIYKLEPGHYMKKRIGEPITIFPYWKVHFQPVVKDEVAHVYEIQNALYDSVEVHMRSDVPVGAFLSGGIDSTFIAAIAKEFNPNLKTFSVGFSHEGFSEVDIAKETASKLGIENISYVVSPEEYMKELPRIMWHMDDPLADPAAIPLYFIAREARKHVTVVLSGEGADELFGGYNIYREPEALKVFEQIPRPINNLLNRVARILPEGVKGKSFIERGTTPIEKRYVGNAKMFIEEEKQLLLNKYKSGIEYTTVTSKYFEQSKGYVPVNQMQYIDIHTWLRGDILLKADKMTMAHSLELRVPFLDRGVFEVAAKIPPELKTASQTTKYVLRKAAEGIVPEHVLHRKKLGFPVPIRYWLKNEMYEWAFNLIQESPTEYLFDKKVIFQLLEDHYKGKRDYSRKLWTLLSFMIWHQVFIEQKYDFTPSMEDKKEAVSLIH is encoded by the coding sequence ATGTGTGGGTTTGTCGGTTGTATTTTTGATTTTGAACAACAAAAAGACATTATGTGGGAAGAGAATTTTTATCAAATGAATAACCAAATTATTCATAGAGGACCGGATGATGAGGGATATTTTTTTGATGAATATGTAAGCTTCGGTTTTCGTCGCCTTAGTATTATTGATATAGAATCGGGACATCAACCACTATCATACGAGAATGACCGCTACTGGATTATTTTTAATGGTGAAATTTATAATTATTTGGAGTTAAGAGAAGAACTTATAAAAGATGGGCTTCAATTGGAAACACAATCAGATACAGAAGTGATTATTGCAATATATAGTAGAATAAGAGAACGTGTGGTAGAAAAGCTCCGAGGAATGTTTGCATTTGCAATTTGGGATAAACAAGAAAAAGAACTATTTGTGGCTCGAGACCCTTTTGGGATTAAACCACTATTTTACATGGAGAAAAGTGATCGATTGTTTGTGGCTTCAGAAAAGAAAAGCATTCTTTCTATATTAGAAAATGACCGTGTGAATCAAGAGTCGTTGCAACATTATTTAACGTTTCAGTATGTACCTGAACCATTAACAATGACAAATGATATATATAAGTTAGAACCGGGTCATTATATGAAAAAGAGGATAGGGGAGCCAATAACAATTTTTCCATATTGGAAAGTACATTTTCAACCGGTTGTAAAAGATGAAGTTGCGCATGTTTATGAAATTCAAAATGCACTCTATGATTCCGTTGAGGTCCACATGAGGAGTGATGTACCTGTAGGAGCATTCTTATCAGGTGGAATTGACTCCACTTTTATAGCTGCCATAGCAAAGGAATTTAACCCGAATTTAAAAACATTTTCTGTTGGGTTTTCTCATGAAGGATTTAGTGAAGTTGATATAGCAAAAGAGACCGCCTCAAAATTAGGGATAGAAAATATTAGTTACGTTGTCTCGCCTGAGGAGTATATGAAAGAATTACCGAGGATTATGTGGCATATGGACGACCCTTTAGCGGATCCAGCTGCAATTCCACTATACTTTATAGCACGTGAAGCTAGAAAACATGTCACGGTGGTTCTATCCGGCGAGGGAGCAGATGAACTATTCGGGGGCTACAATATTTATCGAGAGCCAGAGGCATTAAAAGTGTTTGAACAAATCCCAAGACCAATAAACAACCTTTTAAATAGGGTTGCTCGAATCTTACCAGAAGGTGTAAAAGGTAAAAGCTTTATCGAGCGTGGAACTACACCTATTGAAAAAAGGTATGTTGGGAATGCCAAAATGTTTATTGAGGAAGAGAAACAACTTCTATTAAACAAGTATAAATCAGGGATAGAATATACAACAGTGACATCTAAATATTTTGAACAATCAAAAGGTTATGTACCGGTCAATCAAATGCAATATATTGATATCCATACGTGGCTTCGAGGAGATATTTTATTAAAAGCAGACAAGATGACGATGGCTCATTCCTTAGAGTTACGTGTTCCATTTCTTGATAGAGGGGTCTTTGAAGTTGCAGCAAAAATTCCGCCAGAACTGAAAACAGCATCGCAAACGACAAAGTATGTATTACGAAAAGCAGCTGAAGGTATTGTTCCAGAGCATGTCTTACATCGTAAAAAGCTTGGATTTCCAGTTCCAATTCGCTATTGGCTCAAAAATGAAATGTATGAATGGGCGTTCAACTTAATCCAGGAAAGTCCTACAGAATATTTATTTGATAAAAAAGTGATTTTCCAATTATTAGAGGATCATTACAAAGGGAAAAGAGACTATAGCAGAAAATTGTGGACGCTTCTATCGTTTATGATTTGGCATCAAGTATTTATAGAGCAGAAATACGATTTCACACCTAGCATGGAGGATAAGAAAGAAGCAGTATCACTCATTCATTAA
- a CDS encoding C39 family peptidase codes for MIELTYILAFSIIFLSYFLLKSPGNYPTFHLLSWLNFLLFLIFLMVSYNLISNIVWKSETSIAEELKYGIETKNNQIKHEELPIQNEVIPIDAPTLSQLPELPRGCEVTALAMLLNYAGVKVDKMTLAKQVKKDPTPFEVKNGKIYFGHPNKGFVGDMFSRENPGYGVYHKPIRALAQLYLSSKIIDLTGEPFEVIQQHLSKGTPVWVITNTTYQKLPQTAFIEWHTSEGPINITMREHSVLITGYDEHSIYFNDPLSGKKKKTPKEDFIEAWEQMGKQAITYK; via the coding sequence GTGATTGAACTAACTTACATTTTAGCGTTTTCTATAATATTCCTATCCTATTTTTTATTAAAAAGTCCAGGGAATTACCCAACATTTCATCTGCTTTCATGGTTGAATTTCCTCCTATTTCTAATATTTTTAATGGTTAGCTACAACCTTATATCAAATATTGTATGGAAAAGTGAAACGAGTATTGCAGAAGAACTTAAGTATGGCATTGAAACAAAGAATAACCAGATAAAACATGAGGAACTACCAATTCAGAATGAAGTGATTCCAATTGATGCTCCTACCCTTTCTCAATTACCAGAATTACCTAGAGGCTGCGAAGTAACAGCTCTTGCAATGCTATTGAATTACGCTGGAGTAAAAGTAGATAAGATGACTCTTGCTAAGCAAGTAAAAAAAGATCCAACACCCTTTGAGGTCAAGAACGGAAAAATTTATTTTGGGCATCCGAATAAAGGATTCGTTGGAGATATGTTTTCAAGAGAAAATCCTGGGTACGGTGTATACCATAAACCTATAAGAGCATTAGCACAATTATATTTATCTAGTAAAATCATTGATTTAACAGGAGAACCGTTTGAAGTCATCCAACAACATTTATCAAAGGGAACTCCCGTGTGGGTCATAACGAATACAACGTACCAGAAACTTCCTCAAACAGCATTTATTGAATGGCATACTTCGGAAGGGCCAATTAATATTACGATGCGGGAGCATTCTGTTTTAATTACCGGATATGATGAACATTCCATTTACTTTAATGATCCATTATCTGGTAAAAAAAAGAAAACGCCAAAAGAAGATTTCATAGAAGCATGGGAACAAATGGGAAAACAAGCTATCACCTACAAATAG
- a CDS encoding multicopper oxidase family protein has translation MKKFYFSVIFLTLMTISVACSSASESMEKHDMSNMENESRSQQDLEEATVDTKVLSTNEMTITAQEATLQLTKDVTVPVYTFNGSVPGSQIRIKQGETVKVHLKNELPEPVTIHWHGYPVPNNQDGVPGVTMDAVKPGETFTYEFTASVPGTYWYHSHQESAEQVDKGLYGTLIVEPQEGELVDRDYTLVLDEWMSNPPTDDEEGNVHGNMHHGHGANAMTHDMSMYDIFTINGKSGSEVEPLKVKKGEKVKLRLVNAGYMPHDIHLHGHEFKITAVDGQQIQNPSMIRDEIIRIAPGERYDIEFIADNPGEWMLECHSNMDGAKGMNAIIQYEETESSTADQSNSSKSLPFVNLTKYGEPLQGEFTLEQNYDVEYTMNLGTGMNEDGMIFTINNKIFPNTLPIHVETGDLVKVKLVNQSKHDLHPMHLHGHFFQVLSKNGVPVQGSPLIKDSLNIEPGEEYIVAFKADNPGIWMFHCHDLHHASAGMVTTVNYQDFKPEYQPDPNDTTNKGE, from the coding sequence ATGAAAAAATTTTACTTTAGTGTCATATTTCTCACATTGATGACAATATCTGTGGCATGCTCGAGCGCTTCTGAATCTATGGAGAAACATGATATGTCAAATATGGAAAATGAATCTAGATCACAGCAGGATTTGGAAGAAGCAACAGTTGATACGAAAGTTCTATCAACAAACGAAATGACCATTACCGCACAGGAAGCAACGTTACAACTTACAAAAGATGTAACAGTCCCGGTCTATACGTTTAACGGTTCGGTTCCCGGTTCACAAATTCGAATTAAACAAGGCGAGACTGTAAAAGTTCATTTAAAAAATGAACTTCCTGAACCCGTAACGATACATTGGCACGGTTATCCTGTTCCCAATAATCAAGACGGGGTTCCTGGTGTCACAATGGATGCGGTAAAACCTGGGGAGACATTTACGTATGAATTTACAGCTTCAGTTCCAGGAACTTATTGGTATCACTCTCATCAAGAAAGTGCAGAGCAAGTAGATAAAGGACTATACGGTACGTTAATTGTAGAACCACAAGAAGGGGAGCTAGTAGACCGCGACTACACTCTCGTCCTGGATGAATGGATGAGTAATCCTCCGACCGATGATGAGGAAGGGAATGTACATGGAAACATGCATCATGGCCACGGTGCCAATGCAATGACACACGATATGAGTATGTATGATATTTTTACAATCAACGGAAAGAGTGGGTCTGAAGTAGAGCCCCTGAAAGTGAAAAAGGGAGAAAAAGTAAAACTCAGGCTCGTCAATGCCGGTTACATGCCACACGACATTCATCTTCATGGTCACGAATTTAAAATAACAGCCGTAGATGGGCAACAAATACAAAACCCTTCAATGATTCGAGATGAAATAATACGAATTGCTCCGGGCGAACGGTATGATATTGAATTTATTGCGGATAATCCAGGGGAATGGATGTTAGAGTGTCATAGCAACATGGATGGAGCAAAAGGGATGAATGCCATTATACAATATGAAGAAACAGAAAGTTCAACAGCTGATCAATCAAATTCATCCAAATCATTACCATTCGTAAACTTAACAAAATATGGTGAACCATTACAAGGTGAGTTTACTTTAGAGCAAAACTATGATGTGGAGTATACGATGAATCTTGGAACAGGCATGAACGAAGATGGGATGATATTCACCATAAACAACAAAATATTCCCCAATACTTTACCTATTCATGTTGAAACGGGAGATTTAGTAAAAGTGAAGTTAGTTAATCAGTCCAAGCATGATTTACACCCTATGCACTTACATGGACACTTCTTCCAAGTATTAAGTAAAAATGGAGTTCCTGTTCAAGGATCACCTCTCATTAAGGATTCATTAAATATAGAACCTGGGGAAGAATATATTGTGGCATTTAAAGCAGATAACCCTGGCATTTGGATGTTCCACTGCCATGATCTCCATCATGCTTCTGCAGGGATGGTTACGACTGTGAATTATCAAGATTTTAAACCTGAATACCAACCAGACCCAAATGACACCACCAATAAAGGAGAATAG